One Triticum dicoccoides isolate Atlit2015 ecotype Zavitan chromosome 3B, WEW_v2.0, whole genome shotgun sequence genomic window, AAACTCTTGTCAGGATGCACGTCTTTCCGCCGGCTCCGAAGCTCTCCACCACAGAATGGTCAATCTGAAATGAAGTTCGCGACATGGCTTAGACCACTCTTGCAACGGTTTAATCCACTCCAGAGCATACACTGATTATGTGGTTACATATATACGTACCAATGTTCTGAGGGCGATCTTCTTGGTCTTGGCTATGTCGACGTTGACAAAGCCGGCAAAGGTCGGCCTGTAGATCTGCGACTCGTATGACGACCTATTTGATAGCGATCATTGGGAATTACTGTTGGATCTGGATGCATGTATAATCCAACATTGCAAGTTTTATACCATGTAATGTGATTTTAGTGAGTTATATCTTATATGTTACCTTGTCGGGTCATTACACATGAGGACGACGTAACTGGTGTCGTTGGTCTTGAACACCCTGAAGAAGACGGCCGTCCTCTCCTTGAGGTCGTCGGAGGCCAGCAGCCAGAGCCCGAACGGCCCAACGCCGCCCTTGACATGTGAGTTGAACTTCTTGCATAGCCCCTGTGCGTCGGTCCGCCACGCCGGGTCGAACTTCTCCGCCTTGTCCAGATTCCTGATGGTGAACGCCGCCTTCACGTCCGACTGCACAGTTTTGAAGCCGGTGACCTTGAAGTACTCGCCGCCCTTGACGGCCTTGCTGCTGACATTTACGTGCTTTGAGCGCAGCGACTTGACCTCCTCCACTGGCCACTGGATCAGCTGCCTCCCGCTTCGCGACAGGAAAATCTTCCTTGGTATCGCCTGAGGAAATCAGCAACAACAATACGTCTCGATCTCAGGCTCTCAGCATGTACGGTTGAAAACATACTAGCAAAAATAATTTGTTCATGTGCAAGCGTAGCTAGTGACCTGGATGCCGGCCCAGCCCTTGTGGCGGTCGTCGGTAACGGTGTCAGACTCATTGGCCCAGCCCCAGAGCACTCGTCGTTTCTTGGCCGGGTCAAAGAAGGACTTGGAGGCGTAGAAGTCGCCATAGTCGTAGCGCAGGCCGTAATCATTGTCCGGGAAGGCGCGGTCGGGGGTGTACCTCTCCTTGTCGTGGTCGTATGTGCCAACTGTGTAGTAATCGTATCGTGTCAGTTCTAAGCTCACCTTGAGCACGTACTTGACCTCCTCGGCCACAACACGGTCGTGCAACTCCGCGGTGTCCACACCGCTCTGGTGGTGACGGCTGCCTCCGGCCACCGCCACGGGGTAGAAGTCAGGACATTCCCACATTCCGGTGAGCCCGGCGTGCAAGGAGTGGCGCGCCTTGACCCACTTCTTGAAGTCTCGGCTCCGGTACaacaccgcaatccccttcatgttcTCCTTGGTGCCCACCACCAACCTCCAGTGTCTGCACATATATCAGGTACAACATATATTCTTTATGTATAATCATAGCACAANNNNNNNNNNNNNNNNNNNNNNNNNNNNNNNNNNNNNNNNNNNNNNNNNNNNNNNNNNNNNNNNNNNNNNNNNNNNNNNNNNNNNNNNNNNNNNNNNNNNNNNNNNNNNNNNNNNNNNNNNNNNNNNNNNNNNNNNNNNNNNNNNNNNNNNNNNNNNNNNNNNNNNNNNNNNNNNNNNNNNNNNNNNNNNNNNNNNNNNNNNNNNNNNNNNNNNNNNNNNNNNNNNNNNNNNNNNNNNNNNNNNNNNNNNNNNNNNNNNNNNNNNNNNNNNNNNNNNNNNNNNNNNNNNNNNNNNNNNNNNNNNNNNNNNNNNNNNNNNNNNNNNNNNNNNNNNNNNNNNNNNNNNNNNNNNNNNNNNNNNNNNNNNNNNNNNNNNNNNNNNNNNNNNNNNNNNNNNNNNNNNNNNNNNNNNNNNNNNNNNNNNNNNNNNNCCAACTTGTGAAGAAAATTTGTTCGGGAGGACCGAGATGAGAATTTTTAGTGGCGTGGACAAAAATAAAATGTACATACCCGTCTGGTCCGTACCACGCTGTCGTGGGATCGCGGAAAGCGCTCGCGTTGATGCCGTGGTCGGGGCTGATGATTGGATTGTAATCGGGCTTGACCCACTGCCGAAGGTACGGGTCGGAGAGGTTGGCCGGGTATGCGACGTTCTGCACCTGGTTCTTGTCGGGGTCGATGCCGGTGTACATGATAACGGGGACGCCGTTGGGCAGCATGGTGGCGGAGCCCGACCAGCAGCCGTTGACGTCGAAGGGCCTGGTCGGGTAGATGGCGGGCTGGAGGGCCACCCAGTGGATGAGGTCGGTGGAAACGGAGTGCGCCCAAATGATGTTCCCCCACACGGCTCCCTTGGGGTTGTACTGGTAGAAGAGGTGGTACAGCCCCTTGTAGTACATTGGCCCTGCATCCATCCGCACGTACGTAGCTAGGTTTAGAATTTAGATAGATGCACAGTGCCATGCAAACTATATCCACACTTGCTAGTTACTACACGTACCATTGGGATCTGATTGGTCGTTGCGTCGTCATGGGAAGTAGGTCAATGCCATGCAAACAAAGGCGACGAGGAATGAGCAATGGcccgttgaagaagaagatgatccaCAAACATGGAGAGGTAGATAGATGGAAATAAAATACGTAAGTACCATTGATCCAGTGCTTGGGGGGCTGAAAGTGGTAGCCGGTGCGCAGCTCCGTGGCGACCACCTTGGCCTCCAGCGACTGGAGCTCCGGGTAGACGACGTGCGACGCctgcaccaccgtcgccgccgcccagCACAGCAGCGACACGATCGCTAGCACCGCCGCCGTCCCCATTCCCTCTCCTCTCAGCCTCTCAGGAGTGCAGCCTACGTACAAGACTAGCTGGCTCGAAGGAGATGGAGGAGATGAGTGAGCAATGCGGTGTGTGTATGCAGGAGTATTTATAGTCGAGTTTGGATAAGTAGTACACCTGGGATGGACTGAGGAGGCACTGAGATCCTAGGATGGATTCCACGTGGTGGCCGTGCTGCATTGACAGTCAAAGCTTTGGATAAGAACGCACGCATGGAATGGAGCGAGCTCCTATGCCGCCGGTAGGGTGGACCGCGCGCGCGCATGGATAGGCCACGGGGCTCTCCTCTTCTAGCTAGATGAACCAGCCAGCCGGCGGTACGATTTGACCGTATGCATGCGTGTATATCCGCTGGTCCACGGCGAACGTCGCCGTGCGCCGCCGATCGAGCTCGCCGCGGCGTGCTGCTGCTTTGGATACGGGCATACGGCGACCGCGGAGCCGACGTAGGTGGATAGGTACACGATGTTAATAACTTGACTCCGCACGTGCCCCTCCGTTTCATAAATTTTGTACGTGTAGTAGTAGTACTAACTTAGAACTTGATTGATTTGTAAAACGACATCAAACTATCCTAGGTACGTGCTCGATCTGTGTTGTCGAAGATGAGTGTGCTTCATTGATTTAGTTTCGAGGAAAAAAACAAAGAACTCGAATTTATACAAGTGCTAGCATTAATTAATAATGTCGGATTGGGAGGGCCTTCtttgatttactccctccgtttttatttagttcgcatattagttttggtcaaagtcaagctttacaaactttgatcaagtttctaaagaaaaatattaagatatacaataataaATCAACAagattagatttattattgaatgtactttcacatcgtatagatttattatgataaatgtttatattcttttctataaacttggtcaaactttatgaagtttgacttcagtcaactctaatatgcagagtaaataaaaacgaaggaAGTACATGAATTTTATCAGCATTCTTTGACAAAGCGTCCATAAAACTCAAAGTCAACTTTAGTCAGCCAACTCTTGAGGCTTCAATTTTGGCCTCGTCCACTTCAACTCCGTGCGAAGTTTTCCGAAAAAAAAGAACTATCTATGAAGTCACAATATAGCCACGGAAACGCTGCTCGACCAATGCAAAATATGGAACTTTTTCAAGACAAAGAATAGTTGCAGCAAGATGGCCTTTCGCCCTCGTTGCTCCCCTGGGGCTACTCGGGTGGCCACTAGTCTAGTCGCCTCCACACCTCTCCCTTCCTTTGCCCACCTCGTCGCCGCTTGGGAGGGTGGCTAGGCTCGCCCCTGAGGCTCCCGAGGGTGGTGGCGGTGGGGCCTCCTCCGAGTGTTGCTTGCGGCTGCATGGGTGGCGTGCTCGTGTTGCCTATCTGGTGCGGTAGAGTTCGTTCCTGGTGACGGGTGGCCGACCCGGTGAACATCGACGGTTGGGCAGTGCTTGGGCTTCAAATCGCACGGATCTAGGGCATGAGGGCTTCGGGATGCCTCGTCTAAGTGTGTGCATGGTTAGGCAGGAGAGCTGGGTCTAGCGTCCGACCACCCATTGTCGGCGGCGGTTGCAGTCCTCTGGTCCTGTCTGGGGTGGCTCCGGCTGCTTCTTCCCCCTACTTGTCCTGATCAGTGGTTGTTCGCCTCAAATCCGCCAGGTTTTCCTGTTCGGCTTGTTTGACTCCTTCCTTCAGATATGGATTTCCTCTGGGACAAGCCGGCCTTCAGCGGCATCGTCATGGATGGTGGGTTCGCTGATGATTCAGTGCCCCTAGGTTGGGAGGCGGCCAAAAATGATGGGACCATAGTCACCGTTTGCTGGAACCAACAGTGGCGATTGCCACCACCATGGTCACCATTTGTTGGATCCCTTGTTAATTTTGGATGGAACTGGCTTTTTTTTTGCTTCAATTGTCCATCATTGGGAGGTTTTGTTGCTTAGATTTTGTGCTACAACACGGCGGTGCTAGTCAATGATGGCGGTAGTCGGAGCATGCGACGTGGGGATGTTGCAATCATGGTGTCCGTGCGCTGGAACCGTCCGGTCTAAGAGAGAAAATGGTGGCCATGCTGCAATCCCGGCGGTCGTGAGGCGGGGGAAGGCAAGTGACAGTGCCCTGGTGTTGTCGGATATGAATAGTGTCAACGTTGCTTTTGTAATTCCAGGTGTGAATAGTGTCAATGTTGCTTCTGTCTTTTTTACACAATTCATGCTAGATTTCACTTTTTTTTTCTCAATGTGTGTTTCGAGTTTTGATCTGAAAGTTTTAAGGGTTGTAGTCACATTCCTTGTGAACATTCACATTTTTTCTAAAATTATGAAACATTTAAAAATGTGTTTTGACATTGGAGCACCGGGAGTACAAAGTACCCCAAGGCTGGGAGCACCGATACTTTCCCTTGGTTCCCTGGCTGCTTCATATGCGCGTCTCTCGGCCAAACACATCGGCAAAAGATTCATGGTAGGAAGTACGGGGCCAAGCAAGCACGTCGTGATTGAGCTCGCGGCACTCCTCGACGCGGCAGGCCGTCTTGCCATCACACGGGTAGCAAGGGAAGCTGGCGGAGGCAGACGGCTGGTGGAGTCAGATATGCGGCGTGGGGTTGTGAAGAAATTGCTCCAGTGTGCGGCGTGGTCATGGCGATGATGGCGTGGGGAAAAGGCAAAACCAATCAGCTGTCTCGGGTGGCAAAACACTTCAATTTCCTTTTTCAAAATTCAGATTTGACCAACCATTAATACCTTTCATTTATACTTGCAT contains:
- the LOC119274340 gene encoding beta-fructofuranosidase, insoluble isoenzyme 3-like isoform X1; this encodes MGTAAVLAIVSLLCWAAATVVQASHVVYPELQSLEAKVVATELRTGYHFQPPKHWINGPMYYKGLYHLFYQYNPKGAVWGNIIWAHSVSTDLIHWVALQPAIYPTRPFDVNGCWSGSATMLPNGVPVIMYTGIDPDKNQVQNVAYPANLSDPYLRQWVKPDYNPIISPDHGINASAFRDPTTAWYGPDGHWRLVVGTKENMKGIAVLYRSRDFKKWVKARHSLHAGLTGMWECPDFYPVAVAGGSRHHQSGVDTAELHDRVVAEEVKYVLKVSLELTRYDYYTVGTYDHDKERYTPDRAFPDNDYGLRYDYGDFYASKSFFDPAKKRRVLWGWANESDTVTDDRHKGWAGIQAIPRKIFLSRSGRQLIQWPVEEVKSLRSKHVNVSSKAVKGGEYFKVTGFKTVQSDVKAAFTIRNLDKAEKFDPAWRTDAQGLCKKFNSHVKGGVGPFGLWLLASDDLKERTAVFFRVFKTNDTSYVVLMCNDPTRSSYESQIYRPTFAGFVNVDIAKTKKIALRTLIDHSVVESFGAGGKTCILTRVYPRKAIGDDAHLFVFNNGESDIKVTNLHAWEMKTPTMNKLLEQ
- the LOC119274340 gene encoding beta-fructofuranosidase, insoluble isoenzyme 3-like isoform X2, with amino-acid sequence MGTAAVLAIVSLLCWAAATVVQASHVVYPELQSLEAKVVATELRTGYHFQPPKHWINDPNGPMYYKGLYHLFYQYNPKGAVWGNIIWAHSVSTDLIHWVALQPAIYPTRPFDVNGCWSGSATMLPNGVPVIMYTGIDPDKNQVQNVAYPANLSDPYLRQWVKPDYNPIISPDHGINASAFRDPTTAWYGPDGHWRLVVGTKENMKGIAVLYRSRDFKKWVKARHSLHAGLTGMWECPDFYPVAVAGGSRHHQSGVDTAELHDRVVAEEVKYVLKVSLELTRYDYYTVGTYDHDKERYTPDRAFPDNDYGLRYDYGDFYASKSFFDPAKKRRVLWGWANESDTVTDDRHKGWAGIQAIPRKIFLSRSGRQLIQWPVEEVKSLRSKHVNVSSKAVKGGEYFKVTGFKTVQSDVKAAFTIRNLDKAEKFDPAWRTDAQGLCKKFNSHVKGGVGPFGLWLLASDDLKERTAVFFRVFKTNDTSYVVLMCNDPTRSSYESQIYRPTFAGFVNVDIAKTKKIALRTLIDHSVVESFGAGGKTCILTRVYPRKAIGDDAHLFVFNNGESDIKVTNLHAWEMKTPTMNKLLEQ